Below is a genomic region from Bacillota bacterium.
TACCTGGATTTTCTACCGGCGGAGAGCATCGTTCACGAGGGTTTGATGCGCCGCTTTGAGGAGGGAAGATTCGGTGGTTGATCGGGTGATTCTTGAGAAACGACTCCTCAAGCTCGAGCGGACCATTCACAAGCTGAGGGGACTGTCCCAGGTCAGTTGGGAACGCTTCATGGAGGGCGAGGGTATCAGGGACCGGGCAGAAAGGAACCTTCAGACAGCTATCCAGGTGTGTATTGACATGGGAAGCCATATCATTGCAGACTCCGGTCATCGCCCTCCATCCAGTTATGCCGATGTCTTCAACGTCCTCAGGGAGGAAGGCCTCCTGGAGGAATCCCTTGCCTCGAGGCTTGAAACTCCCTCATTCACTCCCGGCTATCAAACCCGCCATTTATTCGTAGACAATCCCCGTCAAACTGTTCCGGCACGAACACGTGGTGCCAAAAGAAATCGCTCTCATCACTAACCATGACAACACCGGCACCCTCCGACCCAACTATGTGAACCTACAATTATTGCCTGCGTGGTATGTTTAAAATAACAAAGGACTTTGCTTAGCCATAAAAGAAGAAGGGCTGTAATAGGCTGCCGGTACTAGATGCGTCGAATGGAAATCTGCACGATTTGCCCTCTTCACTTCGAAAGAATTCCCAATCGTATCTCAGAAGGGGTGAACTGCATAAACAAGTGTAACCTCTCGCTAGTGCAAATGGCCCCAACCCTGGGGGATATGCAACGAAACGCCTCCAGGATATCGGAGAGCATCAACACTATTGTCAGACAGCGTCCTGACACCAATCTGGTCGTCTTCCCGGAGCTGGCCCTGACGGGTTACGAGTGCGCAGACCTCTTCCCCCAGATTGCCCGGAGACCCGAAGCCAGCGGGGAAATAGGGCTCATCAGGGAAACCGCCAGGGAAAAGGGCATCTTCGTATTGCTGGGATACGCCGAGAAAGGAGGGGGCGAGCGGGTCCACAATTCGCTGCTTTTGATAGGAAGTGACGGGAACATAGCAGGGAATCACCGAAAGGTTCATCTCCCCCCGGCGGAAAAGGGCGTGTTCACTCAGGGTGATGACTACTGCCTCTGCGAGACACCCCTTGGACGGGTAGGCCTTCTCAACTGCTGGGACGCAGCCTTCCCCGAGGTCTCCCGCCTCTACGCGCTCTCAGAGGCAGACTTCCTGGTGGTAGCAGCTGCCTGGGAGGAACCCTATGATGAACCCTGGGTCCTGTCGGTAAGAAGCCGTGCCCTGGACAATGGGCTGGCGGTGGCCGCCGTAAACCGCGTGGGCAAGGACAAAACCCTTTCCTTCTTCGGGCGGAGTCTCTTTTCCGATGCCATGGGCAAAGTGCTTCAGGAGGCGCCCGCGGGGAAGGAGTGTGTAATCCACCAGTCTCTGGATTTGGACTCTTACAGGAAACAGCGAGAGACCTTTTCTTCACAGGTTCTCGAGCTCAGAAGCGATACATACAAACTGGAGCGTGTGATCACCAGAAAAGCCTGAAGGGAGGTAACCACATTGGAGAGTCTGGAAGCCAAACTAAAGGGCAAGACCGGCATGGGAGAAAAAGAGGAAAAGGAACTCATAGAACGCATCGGCCTTCTGGAAGAGGAGATGTCCGCCAAGGGCAGGGTCGTTGAGGGCTTAAGCAGCACTGACTGGGTGCTTATGGGTGCCTTTTCCCTCGCTTCGCTAGTGTTGGTCCAAGTACTAAAGTCCGTAATCGTGTAAGTCTGTCGCAAAGGAGGCGTAAACAATGGCAAGCAAAGGAGAATCTACTGTCAATCGCGAGGCAATATTTGGTCTGTTGCCAGTAACACCCAAGGAACGGGAATTCACCTTCTACGACTTCGCCAATGTCAATGTGGGACTGGCCATCGCCACTTGGTGCTTCCTGATCGGCGGCACCATGGCATTCTTCGTGAACCTCACCGATGGTCTCCTGGCCGCACTCTTAGGCAATACCGTAGCGGTTATCATCATGGCTGCCGCAACGACCCTGCCATCGTGCAAGTACGGCCTGGAACAGTACACGGCACTGCGCAGCGTTTTCGGCACGCTGGGAACGAAAGTGGTATTCCTCGTTGTCGTACTTATTGTAGAATTCCTATGGGCAGCCATTCTTGCGGTGATGTTCGGAAAGGCCATGCAGAATGTCTATGTGGGGTTGACTGGATCAACTGAGGCAGGGCAAGTTCTGCTGATAGGGTTTGCGGTGCTAGCCATCTTGGTAAGCTGGTTCGTGGTTTGGAAGGGACCGGCCACAATCAGGTCCTTGAACAAGATAATTGCCCCGGGCCTGGCAATTATGATGGGCATCATGATCTACCTTATGGTAAGGGAATTCGGCGCCGGGGGGCTTTTGGCTGCACCCCCACTGGATCCCCATCCTAACCGCTGGTGGAACTTCATGATCGCCTTTGAGCTGAACCTGGGAGCCGGTTTCTCATGGTGGCCCATAATGGGAGGCCTGGCGCGGCTTACCAAGAACGAACGCGCAGCCTTCTGGCCTAACATGATCGGCATTAACCTGGCCGCCGTGGTCGGCACCATGGTGGGATTGGCCGCCGCCATCACCATTGGAACAAGCGATCCTACGCAGTGGATGATCCCCCTGGGAGGAGCAATCTTCGGCATCCTGGCGCTGGTCTTCGTTGCCTTCGCCAATGTGACATCCATTATGTCGCTGGCCTACGCCACTTGCCTGGCTATGAAGCAGGTCAAGGCCTTCCTGCTGATGGACTGGGGCAAGCTGACAGCGGTGTTCTTCCTCCCGGCAGCGGCCATCGTGTTCTTCCCCAATACGGTGTATGAGGGGTTCGGCAGTTTCCTGGCTGTATGCGCCACTTTCTTCGGCCCTCTCTCCGGCATTTACTTCGTGGACTACTTCCTCTTGAGGAAGCAAAGGCTCAGCCTGCGAAACATATACGACCTGTCCCCCCAGTCGGGCTACTACTTCTGGGGCGGGATTAACTGGGTTGCAGTGGTAGCCTTTGTGACCTCTATATGGGTCTACTACCTGTTCCTTGACCCCATCACCTTCGAGAGCTCCGATATGTTCCTGCATTTCACGGCTTCCCTGCCGTCAACAGCCTACGCCATGCTGGCTTACTACGTAGTCATGAAGGCTGTGGCAGTACCCAAGAATGTGGGCTTCTATCTGACGCAAGGACGCTAAGCCTCCCATAGAAAACAGCCCCGTTGAACGGAGCTGTTTTCTCCTTTTTTATGTGTGGGCGAGGGGTATTCAGGCTCCCTCGTAGGTCTCCTCGATTACATGGATGAAACTCTCTCTCGTCATCTTCCTGGCATTGCCGGGAGTACCCAGGTTCTGCATGGCCACATCGGCTATGGTATCGAAGTCCTCTGGCCGGATACCTGTATCCTTCAGCTTGTGTATGTCCAGGGAGTTTGCCATCTGCTTGACCGCCGTGACAGCGGCCTGGGCCGCCTCGGTAACCCCCATGTCCCCCGTGGCCACTCCCATGGCCTCGGCGATATCCGCGTAGCGGCGCGGGGCTGCAATAAGATTGTACTGCATCACATAGGGAAGGAAAATGGAATTGGCCACCCCGTGGGGAACATCGTGCAGCCCCCCTATGGCCTCAGCAAGGGAGTGCACGGCGGCCACATCGGAATTAGAAAAGGCTATCCCCGCCAGCAGGCTCCCGAGCATCATGTGTTCCCTGGCCTCCTGGTTATCGCCGTTGGCGTAGGCCGGCATTAGGTGTTCGTATATTAGGGCAATGGCCGGGAGCGCCAAAACATCTGACATGGGGTTGGCCAGAAGCGATGTGTAGGCCTCAATGGCATGGGTTAGAGCGTCCATTCCCGTGGAGGCCGTCAGATGGGAAGGCAATGATAGGGTCAGAAGCGGGTCAACTACGGCAACCGAGGGACAGATGAGCGGGCTGCCAATGGCATCCTTGATATTGCGCTCCCCTGTGGTATTGGTAATGACCGCCCACATGGTTGCCTCACTGCCAGTCCCTGCTGTGGTGGGAACGGTAATCAAGGGCAGGCCCGGCTTCTTGACCTTGTAGAAGCCGAAATAGTCATGGACCTTGCCTGGGTTGGTAAAAAGCATTGAGATGGCCTTGGCTGCATCCATGGGGCTGCCTCCGCCGACAGCGATAATGAGGTCGGCCTCGTGTCTCTTGGCGACCTCCGCTCCTTCGTGGCAAGTTGAATCCCGCGGGTTGGGCTCAACCTTCGAAAACACCTCAACCTTCATTCCTGCCTTCCTGAGGTCCTCAACAATGGGCTCAAGTAGGGGGCTTTTCTCGATGCCGCTGTCAGTCACAACCAAGGGCCTCGAGGCCCCCACAGAGCCTGCTTCATCTGCAAGCCTGCCAACTGCACCCTTGCCAAACTCGATGCGGGTGGGAGAGAAGAAAGTAAAGGCCTGGATGTTCTCCATTTAAGTAACCTCCTCGCAGGTTAAAGCAGTAATGAAGGTAACCCTCAGGGAAGAGGGAATACCTGGGTAGGGCTGTGCCTGGGAGAGAGCCACAACCTCCTGGCAGTGCGACTGCCTACCAAAGACTGCTCCCCCAGGGAGATGCCCTGCCGCCAGACGATCGAAAGGGCGTAGTGCACAAAGCACCGATTCCACGAGGCCATCGCGGCGGCTTGGGTTGCCCGAGTTCCCTGAAGGAGTGAGATCGATGCGACCAACACGACATATGTCTTCTAGAGGACGAGTCAAATAACGCCCAGTTTGTAGCCGTGCCAATTCCCCTGAGGGCTTGGATGAACTTGCTAGGCCTCTTGGCCGAAGGCTACGCCGTTTACACTGTCAAACCCAAGATTGTTGACCGCTACAGAGACCCGTTACACGCCTTCTGGCTCCAAGGATGACAGTAAGATCCTTGGTCTTGGCAAGTATCCTCAAGACCGATAGGGCTCGGCATAGGCCTGTGCGGGCCGATAGTGAACATTTACGACAACTACGCTTTCTATGCCAGGACCGCCAAGGTTTGGTGCATAGCAAGACCATGCTGATAAACCAACTCACCGCCTGCCTAAAGGCCTACTACCCCAGAGCTCGAGAACTTGGTAAAATCTCATCCTGACAGTGAGATGTTCCTCACTATCATCGAGCATATCCGTGCTGTTGAGCTGGATCCCTGGAATGTGCTACATCGCCGCGGAAACCTCCCAGAACCTTTTCGTGGCACAACGCATTGGCCAATACCTGGATTAGAATAAGGGCGTCTTGGGTTTTGCTGGTCTTGCCTGTTCCCTTTGCTCGCGCTCCTGCCCTTGTCGGTAAGGACCTCGTTCACAGCAACCGGCCAGCATTTAGATTTAGCTTCACTTTGATACCTGGAGATCCCTTTGTTGATAATTACAAATTGAAGGGTTTGCCCTTCCAGGGGTGGCGCCTTTGGCCTGGCGCCTGCAGCATCTCACCTTGCTAGGTAATTAAGGTGGGGATTTTTCTTGGCCGAAAATAGGGAATTCCTAATGGCCAAGGAAGTCTGCTCGGGTGTACGCCAGATCCCTGTTTGTGAGTGAAACCCAGGCAGCCTGATCGGGACAACATTGCCCAGGTCTCCATGCGTAGGCAGCCTGGACCACGAACACCCCGGACGTGACAGGTTATCCTGAGGGTCCTGTCCAGTCCATGGAAGGCAAGAACGCTATCTTGCTGATGCCTCAAACCAGCCGGCCGCCGGCTGAATACTAACGCGCTTTTCCTTACTCGAACAACTCACCAAGGGTTATGCCCATGAGACCTCCTCATCTACATGTTCGTACTCTTCCACTAGGTCACTCACATTGAGAATGGGATCCTCGTTGTACTGCAGGAGATGATCCAGCCACTGTATACCCGCGCGTATCCGAGTCCTGAGCTTCGTGTCCCGGGCTGGGAAGACCTCAAGGATTCGTTCCAGCAGTTCTCTGCCGTTAAGTGGTGGGGTCCAACCGTAAGCCTTTGAATGGGCGGAGACTATCTGTTCCATGACGCCGGCGAGTTGTTCCTCTGACAGGGGCAACAGCGCCTCAGCCTCAACCATCTTGTCAAGGACCTCATCAGTGTGCTGGGCTTCCTCCACTAATCCCCGGGTTCTCAGCCACTCAGACGCCATCGCGCTATCATTCAGGCGGTCCAGGACATCGGGGAAAAAGCTCGTGGCTACTGTGAAAACGCTCAGGGTACTCGCCAGGCCACCCTTGGGAGAAAGGAACCTATTGATGTTAGCATAGGACCTTGCCCGGGCACCAGCGCCCAGTTTCCCAATTAGTTCCGCTTCGTCTATAAGCAGCACCCACCCCCTGTACCCCCTTAACCGGGCCAGTGCATCCACCATGCGAAAGTAATCCCAGGTATCAGAGGAGGCCGTGAACCTGCTTAGTTTCAGTGTTTCGTGGAAGTTGAGTCTGTGAATTGCCTTGAGATCCTGCGCCCTCATGAATTCCCCAGCCAAGTCTTGATAGAGCCCGTAAGAGGCATCGGTGTATTGACCCTCTATGTAGTTCCGGAGCACCGCGGCTATCTTAGGGTGAAGGTTTGACTCAGCAAAACCTAGGATTTCCCCTGCCTCCTGGCTGCCGCCACGCACATCGGAGATCAGTTGTTCGATGCCGGGCTGGCTCGAACCGGGCAAGTAGGTTCCGGCTATAACCTTGGGATAAACCCTGTAAAACTTGTCAAAGGGTGTCTCCTTACTCAATATGATGAGGCTGACTACACACTCTTCTCTCAGTGCCATATCCCAGATGGCATGCAACAGGTGGGTCTTACCTTCTCCATAATTGGCTTTGACGAAGATGGCTTGGCTGCCACGGGACCTCAGGCTCTGTATCTCATCACGCACCTTTTCCAGGAGCCGCTCCCTACCCATGGGAAAACGACTGGCCACGCGGCGGGAAGGTACTCCCGATCGAAAGCTCTCAATGATGAGCCTCTGCTCTTGCTGGTCCTTCATGGCTGCTGCCTCCTTGTCTTATCCAGCACCATACTCATAGTCATGCGTACGGGGGAAACGCTGCCCGCTGGGTCGATGCCACCCAACTCGTCCAGGATCTCACCTCGCAGGGGTGGGGGCGCCCCGACAAGGTCTAGCACATTGCTGGCGATCTGGGCAAGGCATGCCCGGCCACTTTGTTGCCAGGCGTGGTCGAGGTCTATCAAGTCGGCAAATCTGTTGAACTTCTCGGAACGCACCTCGTTCTGCAGTCGCATCCAAAGGGCCTCATATGAACGGATCCCCCTGGACTGGTCCTCCACAATCTCCCTGCGTCCGGAGAGAATCAGGAAAAAGCCTCTCACGCTGTCCACTTCATCCACTACCTGTCGCAGGCTCTCATAGAACTCATCCCTCTTGGTGCGGGTATACTTTGCGCCGTGTTCAGGGTGCTTTTCCGTGACCTGGTGGACGTCATCAATTGCCAAGAGAACCCCCTTAACGTTCGCCTTCGGCAGGAAGTGAAGCAAGGACCTGAACACCAACCGCGCACTGTAGCGATCGATGGCCTTCCGAATACCAATCGTGTTGCGTTCGCGAGCCGGGACATAATCGCCCTTGAGCCACCTGTCCAAGGTGGAGCGCACCTCGGCGCCAAGGGAATGGACACCTAAATCGTCGCTGGCAAGGAGGAGTATGGCCGTGGCAAGAGACCGGTCCATGTCCAAGTCGCCGAAGAGGTCTTCCGCGAGTCTATCCTTGATCTCCCTGCGAACAACGGAGCCCTCCCTCCCATGAGATACAGCCCATTCCAGAAAGGCCACGTCATGCCTGTCATAGGCATACCCCAGCCTGCTCAGGAGGGCACCCGTATAGTGTCTAATCAGGGTCCCGGTATTGACACCCTTCATGATCTGGCGGTAGATCTGGTCAAAGGAGAACAACGGCATTTCCTGGGCGCTCACTACCTGGGCCATGTACCCCCGGTTTCTGGCCTGGGAGGCGAGGTACCTGATGAAGTGAGACTTCCCACAACCCTTTCGCCCGGTGATGAGCTTGAGCTTGGAGCCTCCCTCAGCCAGGTAGGTATCGAGGTAGCGATCACACAGAAACCTTGCCTGCCCCAGAGGGTCCACGAAGGTTTTGTGGAGCAGATCAGCATCATCCGGGGGTCCGTCTGGAGACAGGGCCAGAAGAAGGGTATTCACTTTTCATCCACCTCTTGTACCTCCAGATAGCCGAGGTATTCGGTGCCGGTATGACTGGGCACCGCCATTGCGTTCGCGGCCGAGCGCACATTGCCAAAGATCAAGCGCCTGTTGTTCCAGACTAGGTTGGAACTGTCTCTTAGGCGATACAGGTCGAAGGCGAAGAGCCGTTCTGAATACCCTGAACGCCCTTTAAGCAGGGTAAGCACTTGGTATATCCTCTTTAGGCGAACCTGCCTCATCGGGCGACCCTTGGTTTGAACGCTCTCAGAGACCAGGAGATCGTAGGCCCTGAGGAGGGCAGACATGAACTGGCCCTCGTTCAACCGGCTCCTCATGAGCCTATCCAGTTCTCTCCGTATAGTGGAAGCCAGTGACACGGGGTCTAGGGCCCGGTTCACCCTGTTGTTCAAGAGGACCTGCTCCTCAGCCAGGGATATGCGGATTTCGAAGGGAAACACTTCGTAGCTGGGGAAGATACCTTCAACACGAAGATCCAGCCTTTCGCAAGCTGCCTCAAAGACCTGTGCGTAGTCATGCTCTGGAATGTCGGTGAGGTTGAACCTAGAAACCGCATCCTCAAGGGCCTTCATGTGCTCCAGATAAGCAGTGACTGGTGCCTTGGAGGCTGCAAGGTGCCGCCTTAAGGCCGGAAGGTCAAGGACCTCTGAGGCTTGGAGGGCGTTCTTGGCGTTCTTCCCGAGGCTTTGTTGTGCCTTGCGAAGGCAATCCGCGACAGCCCTAATGTATTGCACATCACGCAGCCAGCCGGTGTCACCTGTTGATGGAGCCTTGGTCTCAGGGGCTATTTCCATGATATTACCTCCTCGGCAGATTTCTAGGTTCATCCTCCATAATACATCCCGCGCCTCTTCCGGGAAGGAGGAGGTACTCGTCCTCCTTATGCGCTGTCACTCAGTTCTTGGGTAATTAGCCGGAAACCCTCCCCTTCCCTTTAAGAGGTTTCTCTCCACCGGCAATCCGGCCATTCACTGCAAGCCAGGAACGTGCCGTAGCGGGAGGACTTGAGACATACCCTTCCGCCGCAATCCGGACATCTTAGATCCATGTCCTTTAGGAATTTGACCACAACTGACCTTGGAATGCTGACCGTACGGTGCCGTTCACTTGCGTGGGACGGGCAGCCAAAGAAGGGGCCGTACTTGCCCCATATTAACCTCATGGGCCGGCCGCAATCGAGGCATGTGGGTGTGGGGCGGCTTTCAGACAGGTATTGGCAAAGGTAAACCAGGAAGGCGTGCTTGGCCTGACTGTTCAGTTGTTCTCGAAGAAGCGCTGCTCCGGTGAGCTCCACAAGTCTTCGCACGATGGGAGGACTGGAGAGCCGTATCATCTGTTCGGCCGAGTAGCCGTGGGAAAGTGGGCTGAGGTTGCCGAAGTAGGCCACGTCCCTGTCAATGAAAGCCATCCTCTGGTGGAGATTCGAGCGGCACACGATACTCAACCCCTCGATCGATGAGGCCTCCGACAACAATTGGCGAGTCTTCCCATCTGCTGGGGAGGGCTCCCTCGTGACGATCATCACCCTGGCACCCTTCTCACACAGGCATTGAAAGCCCTTGAGCGCTTCACGGAAACGCTTCTCGCGAATATACGGGCTATAGAGGATGACCTGGCTTCTTGCCCGTCGCATGTCCTCCGCCAAGAGGGCATGGAAGGCGTTACTGTCACAGACAAGGATGTCATGAGGTCTCAGGGGATCAGCGCCGGTGGGGCTGCCCGAGTTGGCCTTGATCACCTCCCTGGAATCAAGGAACCTGTATGGGTCAGGGTAGTCCAGCAGGGTTCTAAGACTGTCATCCTTACCAGTCCTTGCCTCCAGATGAGCTCGGTCCCCTACTATCACCAGTTTGCCCTTGGCACGGGTGCAGGCCACGTTCAGCAGGCGCATTGCGTTACTGCCAAAGCCGCCCTTCAGGAGCCTCCCTATCCTATAGGGGAAGTCATCCACTATGTCAAAGATAATGAAGTGTTTCTCGGCCCCCTGGAAACGATGCACCGTCGCAATTTCTACCTGGCTGGAGTCAAGCCCGTACTCCTCCGCCAGTGCATGCAGCAACCGGGCCTGTGCCCTGTAGGGCGTTATGACTCCAACTTCTCCACTTCCGTTCACGGTGATCTCTCTTGCCAGTAGGATGCTGACCAGGGCACTATAGAGATTGTACCGTGAATAGCCGGGCTCTGAACGGGCACACCAGCAGCCAGCCATGGAGGTGTCGCAGAACACCAAGGCGTGGTCAGGCTTTGGGTAACTCCGGGTCGCGGCCATGTATTCGTGTGGTTTGGCCTTGTGCTCCAGGTTATTATCTTTATAGGCCAGCCGGTTGGCCAGGTTGCCTATGGCGGGGTGCATTCTGTGTTGCTCAGTGAGGATGGAAAGACGTGGGTCATGGACAACCTTTCCGCTGGCATCAACCAGACCTGCCTGTTCAAAGATATCCCTGGTCATCCACTTGCTGCCCATGGGGTAGTCTCCGGGGTCACTGGCCGCGGCTATGGGTGGTAGTTGGCGGAAGTCACCAGATACGACCACACGCCGGGCCGAACAGCCTGCGGCGAACCATACGTTGGGCAGTGGTGCCATGCTGGCCTCATCAATAATAATGGTGTCAAAGGGAGTCTCGTGGAGCTCTGGCATGATGGCCAGCCGGTAGAGCGTCGCACCTACAACGCGAGCGCCAGCCAGGATGGTCCGGGGGAGAGCCTCCAGATCTAATTCGATCCTGGTGATTGAGCTGGCCAATTCTTCTAAGCTTGCGCGGAGACGGTTGATCTCCCGGCGCATATTGAGGGGGTCCGTTCCCCCACGGCGTTTTGCCAGTGCCATCTTCAAGCGCTGGATTTCCTCGGCCTGCCTGAGGGTTTCGAGCGTGTCATGAGACTCCATCTCGAGGTTCAAACGCTGCTCTGACAGTTCTCTCACCAATCTGTCGGCACTATCCGTCTGCCGCTCTAACCTTATGGCAGGTGCGAAAAACCCCTTGGGCAACCCGCGTTGGCGCGCTCGTTTCAGCCTCTCACACAACCTGTCCCTCTTGGTGAGAGCCTCGATCTCCGCTTCCTTCAACCTCCTGGCCCTGGCTTCCAACTGCACAAGGGTGGTCCTGAGGCGTTGCACCTCCGGTTCCCGTTTTTGGGCCTCCTCTATGTATCTTGCGCTCGATTCGAGGCGGGCTATTTGTCTTGACACCCGCTTTCGCTCGGCTTCGAAAACCGCCTTCTCCTCGCGCAAGGGCCTGGCCTTGTCCTCAATGACAGCCTCCAGGGTGATGCCTGCCACCGAGGGGTCTGGTCTCTGGGGTTCTCCGACCCTGATGACAGTGCCCGGCTCCCGTTCCGTCTCAGGGAGGTATTGGAGCACAGCGAGCACCGCTGCGTCAACCGCCACGTTGGTGTGGGATGTGACGAGCACGCGTTCCCTTCCCTGGAGCAAAGCAGCGAGTTTGCCGATGGTCCTTGTCTTTCCTGTTCCTGGGGGTCCCCAGATGAAGCAAACTTGGCTCGTCTGGCAATTGAGAATGGCCCGTCGCTGGCCTTCATTGAGTCCGTCAAGATGGTCTATGTGAGCGTGAGGAAGGCCGGCATCACACGAGTCTCCCTCTAGGCGAAAGAGGCGAACCGCAAGGTCCTTGTTGGCATGTAGACTGCCAAAGACCGTATCCGCAAGCCGCGACCTCAAGATCTCCAAGAGATAGTACGGGGAGACCAGCAAGGTGCCGCCAGGCACCAATGGGCCAAGATCCTCCTTCAGGCTCAGAATGATTTCCAAGCCCTGCATACCTACGACTACCGTTTGATACTTGAGATCTCCCAGCCGGAGCTGGCCTGGGGTGTCACAGGGTAGTGCGATCTCGGAATCCACGAGGAAGGCGTAGAGATAAGATGTGCCCAAGCGCCCGTGGCGACGGCCATGGCGAAGCACGAGGGGTTCGGTACCGAACTCCTTCTTGACGGCATCGATCTCGTCTTCCAGGGCGGCCATTAGCTGTTGCGTAATAGCTGTAAAGGTATCAGCCATGTGCTTGCTCCCTTGAATCGAAACCGATTGGGGAAAAGGCAGCGAGAAGGTCGAATTCCGTAGTACTCTTCTCGCATTCTCTTAGGAATTCCTTTCGTGGCAGGAAGAAAATGGAGAGGGTAGTGATGTTTCACCGGTAGCGCATTTGTGGCTAGCGACTAGAGGGGAATCAATATGACCGTTTACACTGGTGCAGTGATTGGGCGGTAAATACGGTTCATCTGTAACAGTGGGCTTACAACCTTGGTGGATCTGGTGGTCAGTCAGTGTTGGACTCTTAGGCCGCTGAGTGTCTGAAGGCGGGGCGGTTAAAGAGAGCCTGGGGGCGTGAGGACGACCGTACCTTGGCTTGAAAATAGAGAGGTTTTGTGTAAATGGCTAGTACTACCAACTAAAAGCGGCACCCGATTTCGTCCGATCCTGGGAGAGTAACTGGGTAAAGCTGACCGCGTGTTTCAACTACCCGTGTGAGATCTGCCGGATCATCTATACCACCAACACCATCGAGGGCTATCACCGGCAGCTGCGGAAGGTGACCAATAAGAAGACCGCGTACCTCCGGCAGAACCCCGCCGGGCGCTCGGGTTGCTTTCCAGTACTGCCCTATCCTCCTGGCGAGTAAAGACCCATTTAACACGAAAATTGGCCTATTCTGGGGCGGCTTGACAAGTAGATATGAGCAAGTCGAAAAAGGGCAAAATAATCCAAGCCGATGCCAGATAATGCATCAGCCAGGCGGCTATTCAGCGACCGAACGCTCATGCGGTCTTAGGGTGCTCTGTCACCACCACCAGGCCTATCTTCCTGGCCTCAGCAATTATCCTCTTGACCCGGAATACGTCTTGCTTCAGCTTTGCGACTTCAAAGTGGGCTTCATCGTAATCTTCGTTGTTCTTCAGTAAGTTGCAGATGCTCACGAGGATCTTTCTCGCTAATCCGACCAGGGCTCTTTTTGCACCACGCCGTTGCTGGACCTTCCAATACCAAGAGGATAAATAGCTGTCACGCACTCGAGTGGTGGACCAGGCGACCTCACATAGGATGCGTTTTAGATAGGTGTTACCCTTGGTGGTGCGAGTGGACTTTTTTCCCCTGCACTTTCGTTATTGCCAGGGCTTAAGCCCGCCCAGGAACAAATGCGTTCGAACAAGGGGCAACAGTTGGTTGTGCTCTAAGGCAATCAGGTTAGGTTACACCTCGAGGTTATACCTTCAAAATGGAATCAACCTTTCGTCCCTGATAACCCTAACATAGCAGAAAAAACGGGCCTTTGTGATCAGCCATTTTCATGCTCGGTTGTGCCTAATAGGCATGTGCGGTTACACAAATGATTTGCACTCCCGTGCCGGATACATATAGATCAACATCTGGAACATAGAACAGTACCGTACCAGAAGCTCAATGGTCCACCGAATGGCGTGCTCGGCGCTGTTTGCCGTCCACTTGATTTGCTTGTTATGCACATCATTGATGTGCGACCGGATGGAGCTCGTAGATTCGCTCGTATTTCGCCGCCGCCCCCAGGTCGCCTTGGCGAAGAGCATCCCTCACGTTGTCCAATTTGTGGGCATCTTCAAGGTTGAGATAAGGCGACCAACCGGTGTCGTCTTCCATTGGTTCAACATCAACCTCGGCTACATATCGGTCTTCATGCACATACTTCGATTTCTTGCGCTGTTTCACCGTTACCGCCTCCGAGTAAACGACTGATCCCATCGGCCCGGATCCGGGCAGTAGGCA
It encodes:
- a CDS encoding AAA domain-containing protein, with protein sequence MADTFTAITQQLMAALEDEIDAVKKEFGTEPLVLRHGRRHGRLGTSYLYAFLVDSEIALPCDTPGQLRLGDLKYQTVVVGMQGLEIILSLKEDLGPLVPGGTLLVSPYYLLEILRSRLADTVFGSLHANKDLAVRLFRLEGDSCDAGLPHAHIDHLDGLNEGQRRAILNCQTSQVCFIWGPPGTGKTRTIGKLAALLQGRERVLVTSHTNVAVDAAVLAVLQYLPETEREPGTVIRVGEPQRPDPSVAGITLEAVIEDKARPLREEKAVFEAERKRVSRQIARLESSARYIEEAQKREPEVQRLRTTLVQLEARARRLKEAEIEALTKRDRLCERLKRARQRGLPKGFFAPAIRLERQTDSADRLVRELSEQRLNLEMESHDTLETLRQAEEIQRLKMALAKRRGGTDPLNMRREINRLRASLEELASSITRIELDLEALPRTILAGARVVGATLYRLAIMPELHETPFDTIIIDEASMAPLPNVWFAAGCSARRVVVSGDFRQLPPIAAASDPGDYPMGSKWMTRDIFEQAGLVDASGKVVHDPRLSILTEQHRMHPAIGNLANRLAYKDNNLEHKAKPHEYMAATRSYPKPDHALVFCDTSMAGCWCARSEPGYSRYNLYSALVSILLAREITVNGSGEVGVITPYRAQARLLHALAEEYGLDSSQVEIATVHRFQGAEKHFIIFDIVDDFPYRIGRLLKGGFGSNAMRLLNVACTRAKGKLVIVGDRAHLEARTGKDDSLRTLLDYPDPYRFLDSREVIKANSGSPTGADPLRPHDILVCDSNAFHALLAEDMRRARSQVILYSPYIREKRFREALKGFQCLCEKGARVMIVTREPSPADGKTRQLLSEASSIEGLSIVCRSNLHQRMAFIDRDVAYFGNLSPLSHGYSAEQMIRLSSPPIVRRLVELTGAALLREQLNSQAKHAFLVYLCQYLSESRPTPTCLDCGRPMRLIWGKYGPFFGCPSHASERHRTVSIPRSVVVKFLKDMDLRCPDCGGRVCLKSSRYGTFLACSEWPDCRWRETS
- a CDS encoding BREX system ATP-binding domain-containing protein, producing the protein MNTLLLALSPDGPPDDADLLHKTFVDPLGQARFLCDRYLDTYLAEGGSKLKLITGRKGCGKSHFIRYLASQARNRGYMAQVVSAQEMPLFSFDQIYRQIMKGVNTGTLIRHYTGALLSRLGYAYDRHDVAFLEWAVSHGREGSVVRREIKDRLAEDLFGDLDMDRSLATAILLLASDDLGVHSLGAEVRSTLDRWLKGDYVPARERNTIGIRKAIDRYSARLVFRSLLHFLPKANVKGVLLAIDDVHQVTEKHPEHGAKYTRTKRDEFYESLRQVVDEVDSVRGFFLILSGRREIVEDQSRGIRSYEALWMRLQNEVRSEKFNRFADLIDLDHAWQQSGRACLAQIASNVLDLVGAPPPLRGEILDELGGIDPAGSVSPVRMTMSMVLDKTRRQQP